The following are from one region of the Muntiacus reevesi chromosome 3, mMunRee1.1, whole genome shotgun sequence genome:
- the GLT6D1 gene encoding putative glycosyltransferase 6 domain-containing protein 1 has protein sequence MNCKRKMLLLILGLSLFLLFNHYSRKNQEEELQLSDWFDPRKRPDVTTTTSWLAPVVWEGTFSREALEKHYRKQNLTTGLAVFATGRLADQYLELFLNSANKYFLTGYRVIFYLMVDTLVRLPQIRWGPLRQFKVFIVTEDSWWANADLVRMKSLAKHIIWDIQGEVDFLFSMTVTQIFQSYVGVEVLGESVAQLHAWWYFKNRASFPYERRPKSAACIPFGQGDFYYDGAFVGGTPLEVLNLVEEYLNGIIHDLRLRLNSTYEKHLNKYFFLRKPAKLLSPEYNWDADFYPPPQVQYVKVAQQSKRSH, from the exons ATGAACTGTAAAAGGAAAATGCTGCTGTTGATTCTGGGTCTTTCATTGTTCCTGTTGTTTAATCATTATTCCAG GAAAAATCAAGAAGAAGAACTTCAGCTCTCAGACTGGTTTGACCCCAG AAAACGCCCCGATGTGACCACCACCACGAGCTGGCTTGCTCCCGTCGTCTGGGAAGGAACTTTCAGCAGAGAGGCGCTGGAAAAACACTACAGAAAGCAGAATCTCACAACGGGCTTGGCTGTCTTTGCTACTGGCAG GCTTGCAGACCAGTACCTGGAGCTGTTCTTGAACTCGGCGAATAAGTACTTCCTGACCGGCTACAGGGTGATCTTCTACCTCATGGTGGACACCTTAGTCAGGCTGCCCCAGATCAGGTGGGGGCCTCTCCGACAGTTCAAAGTGTTCATCGTCACCGAGGACAGCTGGTGGGCCAACGCCGACCTTGTGCGCATGAAGAGCTTGGCCAAGCACATCATCTGGGACATCCAGGGCGAGGTCGACTTCCTCTTCAGCATGACCGTCACCCAGATCTTCCAGAGCTACGTGGGCGTGGAGGTCCTGGGCGAGTCGGTGGCTCAGCTCCATGCCTGGTGGTACTTCAAGAACCGTGCAAGTTTCCCCTACGAAAGGAGGCCCAAGTCGGCAGCTTGCATCCCGTTTGGCCAGGGAGATTTCTACTATGATGGTGCATTCGTGGGGGGCACGCCCCTGGAGGTCCTGAACCTCGTGGAGGAGTACCTGAACGGCATCATCCACGACCTCAGACTCAGGTTGAACAGCACCTACGAAAAACACCTCAACAAATACTTCTTCCTCCggaagcctgccaagctcttaTCCCCAGAGTACAACTGGGACGCCGACTTCTACCCGCCGCCCCAGGTGCAGTATGTCAAGGTGGCCCAGCAGTCCAAAAGGAGCCACTGA
- the LCN9 gene encoding epididymal-specific lipocalin-9: MALLLLSLGLGLVCAQDFNPQRIVQANYDISKVSGAWYSISMAADNRKRIEEGGDLRIFIKSIRVVEDGGLKLSFHFMLHAECTDVAVVCSKTGKSGEYTINYLGENSLRILEADYQRYVILHMRNFRNGTATQVLALYGRFPELKYSFLDRFNKACQSHGLGPEKIIPFSNQNPCYTR; encoded by the exons ATGGCGCTGCTCCTGCTGAGCCTGGGGCTGGGCCTGGTCTGCGCCCAGGATTTCAACCCCCAGCGCATCGTGCAGGCGAACTATGACATTTCCAAG GTCTCTGGGGCCTGGTACTCCATCTCCATGGCCGCAGACAACAGGAAGCGGATAGAGGAAGGCGGAGACCTGAGGATCTTCATAAAGAGCATTCGGGTCGTCGAGGACGGTGGGCTCAAGCTCAGCTTCCACTTTAT GTTGCATGCAGAGTGCACGGACGTGGCCGTGGTCTGCAGCAAAACAGGCAAAAGCGGGGAATACACCATCAACT ACCTGGGAGAGAACAGCCTGCGGATCCTGGAGGCCGACTACCAGCGTTACGTCATCTTGCACATGCGGAACTTCAGGAATGGGACGGCCACGCAAGTGTTGGCGCTCTACG GACGGTTCCCAGAGCTGAAATACAGCTTCCTGGATAGATTCAACAAAGCCTGCCAATCACACGGACTTGGCCCAGAAAAGATCATCCCCTTCAGCAACCAGA ATCCCTGTTACACGAGGTAG